A DNA window from Ipomoea triloba cultivar NCNSP0323 chromosome 10, ASM357664v1 contains the following coding sequences:
- the LOC116033001 gene encoding berberine bridge enzyme-like 13, producing the protein MAAMASSSSPVILSILFTCLTFSPPVVSVSVQVQFYKCISLYSDTSIPFSTAFFSPTTNASSFNSVLQSTAQNLRFLEPSAPKPLLIFTPLIESHVQAAVICAKEAGIQLRVRSGGHDYEGISYTSDMESPAPFVVIDLAKLRGIKVDVEGNSAWVQAGATNGEVYYRIAEKSKILGFPAGFCTSLGIGGHITGGAYGPLVRKYGLGVDNVVDARIVDATGRVLDRAAMGEDLFWAISGGGGGSFGILLAWKINLVPVPSTVTVFNVPRTLEQNGTKIFYKWQKIADKLDEDLFIEVTFTAVNSTSINYKRTVQTEYKALFLGQTDRLLKIMNHSFPELRLTKKDCSEMSWIESVIYLTGNPRTTPPEFLIQGKLQFQKTNFKAKSDFLRKPIPKSGLKGLWKIFLEDDSPLMILNPYGGMMGKIPESATPFPHRKGVICKIQYLTSWEIEGEEKKHLDWIRRLYNYMGTFVSKSPREAYVNYRDLDLGMNNNGGNTSFSEASVWGKKYFKKNFERLVVVKTRVDPDNFFWHEQSIPVVPSK; encoded by the coding sequence ATGGCGGCTATGGCTTCTTCGAGCTCCCCGGTAATTCTATCAATTTTATTCACTTGCTTAACCTTTTCGCCGCCGGTGGTTTCCGTTTCCGTTCAAGTTCAGTTCTACAAATGCATTTCTTTATATTCCGATACCTCCATTCCATTCTCCACCGCTTTCTTCTCCCCTACTACAAATGCTTCTTCGTTCAATTCCGTTCTCCAATCCACCGCCCAAAATCTCCGCTTCCTGGAGCCCTCCGCGCCCAAGCCGCTGCTCATCTTCACCCCGCTCATTGAATCCCACGTTCAGGCGGCCGTCATTTGCGCTAAAGAAGCCGGAATTCAGCTCAGAGTCCGCAGCGGCGGCCATGACTACGAAGGGATTTCCTACACCTCGGACATGGAATCTCCGGCGCCGTTTGTCGTGATTGATTTGGCGAAGCTCCGGGGAATTAAGGTTGATGTTGAGGGTAACAGTGCTTGGGTCCAGGCTGGGGCTACGAATGGAGAAGTTTATTACAGAATTGCGGAAAAAAGTAAGATTCTTGGTTTTCCGGCGGGGTTTTGCACCAGCTTGGGAATCGGAGGGCACATTACTGGAGGCGCGTATGGTCCGTTGGTGAGAAAGTACGGTCTCGGAGTGGACAACGTTGTCGATGCGCGTATTGTTGACGCGACGGGGAGGGTTCTAGACAGAGCCGCAATGGGGGAAGACTTGTTCTGGGCAatcagcggcggcggcggcggaagcTTCGGAATTCTACTCGCCTGGAAAATCAACCTCGTACCAGTTCCATCCACGGTGACGGTTTTCAACGTCCCGAGGACATTAGAGCAAAACGGAACCAAAATATTCTATAAATGGCAGAAAATCGCCGATAAGCTCGACGAGGATCTTTTCATCGAAGTCACCTTCACGGCCGTGAATTCAACCTCAATCAATTACAAAAGAACCGTACAAACGGAATACAAAGCCCTGTTTCTCGGACAAACCGACAGGCTACTAAAAATCATGAATCATAGCTTCCCCGAACTACGATTGACCAAAAAAGACTGCTCCGAAATGAGCTGGATAGAGTCCGTGATTTACCTGACCGGAAACCCAAGAACCACGCCGCCGGAGTTTCTCATCCAAGGGAAACTACAATTCCAGAAGACAAATTTCAAGGCCAAATCAGATTTCCTGAGAAAGCCCATTCCAAAGAGCGGTCTCAAGGGGCTCTGGAAAATCTTCCTGGAGGATGACTCGCCGCTGATGATCCTGAATCCCTACGGAGGAATGATGGGGAAGATTCCGGAATCCGCCACCCCATTCCCTCATCGGAAAGGGGTGATATGCAAAATCCAGTACCTGACGAGCTGGGAAATAGAGGGGGAGGAGAAGAAACACTTGGATTGGATAAGGCGGCTGTATAATTACATGGGCACTTTTGTTTCCAAGTCCCCGAGAGAAGCTTATGTGAATTACAGGGATCTAGACCTCGGAATGAACAACAATGGCGGAAACACTAGCTTCTCAGAGGCTAGTGTTTGGGGTAAAAAGtatttcaagaaaaattttGAGAGGCTTGTTGTTGTGAAGACGAGGGTTGACCCTGATAACTTCTTCTGGCATGAACAGAGCATCCCTGTTGTTCCATCAAAGTAA